The genomic stretch GTCGCGGCCGTGGGCGCCGGCGCAGCCGGCGATCGCCCAGGCCGCGATGTCGATGGGCGCCGCGTCGACGGCCGGGCGGTGCGCCGTCAGCAGCCATCGCGGCGCGGAGACGGCGCCGTAGTCGTCGCCGGCCGCCTCCCGCAGCGCGGCCGCCGTCACCTCGGCGATCTCGCCCGCGAGATGGACGGCGCCGCCGTTGACGGCGGCGGGCCAGCGCGGGTTCGCGAGCCGTCCCTCGTCGCATCGGACATCGAGACAGCGCAGTACGCCGCCGTTCGGCGGGACGTCCGGGCCGAGGAGCGCGAGCAGCGCAGTCGCGGCGGCGTTCACGCTCGCCGACATGGTGCTGTTGAGGAAGCTCGCCTGCTGCGGGTCCGACCCGCTGAGGTCCACGCTCACGCGGCCCTCCTCGACGCTGACCGACGCCCGCACCGTGACCGGCGCTCCGGCGTGCCAGATCTGCCGCTCGCTCGCGTATGTGCCGTCGGCCCATCGGGCGATGCGGCTCCGGGCCTGGCGCTCGCCGTACCCCTGGGCGTATGCCATCGCCTCGCCCACGCCGTCGGCGCCGTGGGCGCCGACGAGCTCGTCGAGGCGGCGAGCCGCGAGGTCGGCCGCAGCCAGCATCGCGGACAGGTTCTCGCGCACCTCCGCGTCGCAGCGGCTGTTGAGCAGCACGGAGGTCAGCACGTCGCGGACCGGCCGCCCGTGACGGTGGATCTTCAGCGGGGAGATCGGCACGCCCTCCGCCCAGATCTCGCGCGCCGCCGGCACGTGGCTGCCGGGCGCATCGCCGCCGATGTCCGGCATGCGGGCCCGCACGCAGACGAAGGTCTGCACGACTTCGTCGACGGCATGCGGAATGACGAGCGTGAAGTCGTGCAGGCGCGCGCCGCCCAGGTAGGGGTCGGTGAGCAGCACGACGTCCCCGCTGCGCATGTCGAACTTGAACCGCGCCAGCGCCACGTCGACGGCGGCGGTCAGGAGGCCGAGCTGGAGCGGGTCGTCGGTCGCGACGATCCCGCCCTGCCGGTCGGCGAGCGCGACCGCGCACTCCCGCCCTTCCTTGATCTCGCGCGAGCGGGCCAGGTTCGCCAGCACAACCCCCGCGTCCCGGGTGACGGCCTCGAACTTGCGGCGCAGGACCTCGGACTCGATCGCCGCGATCAACCCCGCCATCAGCCGCTCACCTCGATCACGTACATGTCGTTCTGGTCGAGCATCGCCTCCTGGCTGCCCGCCACGACGATCGTGGTGTCCGGCTCGTGGATGACCGCTGGCCCGGTGATGATGTTGCCGGGCTCGATCAGCGCGCCGTCGTAGATCCGGGCGTCGACGAAGCCGTCCGGCTCGAAGTACACCTGGCGCGTGCCGACCAGCGCGTGCTCGGAGTCCTCGCTGCCGAACCGGTGGGTCGGGAGCTGGAGCGGTTCGCGCTTGGCCCACAGCTCGATGCGCACCGACACGATCTCGGTGGCGTATCCGGGGCGTTTGAACGCGTAGAGCTGCTCGTGCAGGTCGTGGAAGTCGCGCAGCGAGCGCGCGAAGTTGACCGCGGTCACTCGCCGGGTGCGGCTGCGCAGCGGCACGATGACCTCCTGCACCTGGCCCTGGTACCGCACGTCCAGGGAGCGCTTGACGATGAGCTCTCCGGGCGCGCCGCCGCGCGTCAGCAGCGCCTCGGCGTCCTCCTGCATGGCCAGGAACGTCGCGTTGAGCTCGTCGAGGTCCACGTCCTCCCAGGCGCGCAGCATCGAGCGCACGCGCGACACCTTGAAGTCGGCGATCAGGGCGCCGAGCGCGCTGAGGACCGATGCGTGCCGGGGCACGAGCACCGTCGACAGACCGAGGTCGGAGGCCTGCACCGCCGCGTGGATCGCGCCAGCGCCGCCGAACGCCATCAGCGCGTAGTCGCGGGGGTCGCGGCCGCGGGAGACCGAGATGTAGCGCAGCGCGTTGGACATGTCGCTGTTGGCGATCCGGAAGATGCCGATAGCCGCGTCGGTGGCCGACACGCCGAGCGGCGCGCCCACGTGCGTCTCGACGGCCTGCCGGGCGGCGTCGACGTCCAACCGCATCCCGCCCGACAGGAAGCGGTCGGGGTCGATGTAGCCGAGCATGAGGTTCGCGTCGGTCACCGTCGGGCGTTCGCCGCCCCGGCCGTAACACGCCGGCCCCGGGTACGCCCGGGCGCTCTCCGGCCCCACGTGGAGGGCGCCGCCCTCGTCGACGCCGGCGATCGAGCCGCCGCCCGCACCGACGGTGTGGATGTCGAGAAGCGGCACGGCCACCCGGTAGCGGCTGACCCACTGGTCGACGCCCAGCTCGGGCTCGCCGTCGTGCACGAGGCAGACGTCGTAGCTCGTGCCGCCCATGTCCGCGGTGATGATGTTGCGGTAGCCGGACTCGCGCGCGGCCCACAGCCCGGCGACCACACCGCCGGAGGGCCCGGAGAACACGGCGTCGACGCCGCGGGCCCGCGAGAACTCCACGTCCATCACACCGCCGTTGGACTGCATGATCAGCAGCGAGCCGCCGAAGCCCTCCTGCTCGAGGCGCGCCTGGAGAAGGTCGAGGTACTGGCGCAGCTTGGGGCTCGTGTAGGCGTTGACGAGCGTCGTGCTCAGGCGCTCGAACTCACGGATCTGCGGGAGCACTTCGCTGGAGGTGGTCACGAAGCAGTCGGGGTGGACCTCGCGGATCAGCTCGGCCGCGCGCTGCTCGTGCGCCGGGTTCGCGTACGAGAAGAGGAAGCACACCGCGATCGACTCGACGCCCGCCTCGCGCAGCGCCTCGGCTTCGCGGCGCACCTGGGCCTCGTCGAGTTCCTCGACGACGCGGCCGGTGTGGTCGACGCGTCCGGCGACGGTCCGGCGATGGCGGCGCGTGACGATGGCCACCGGCGCAGCGAGGCGCAGGTCGACCTGGCTCTCCTTGTGCCCGCGCCGCAGCTCGATGACGTCTCGGAAGCCCTCGTTGGTGATCAACCCGGTGTGGGCGCCGTCGAACTCGAGCATGGTGTTGAGGACCACCGTGGTGCCCAGCACGATCGAGTCCGTGGACTCGAGGAGTGGCCGCACGCCCACGCCCGCGCGCGACGCGATCTCGCCGACAGCCTCCATGACGGACGTCGACTCGTCGCCGGGCCGCGACGGGACCTTGCCCTTCACCAGGCCGTTCCCATGCGTCGCGACGAAGTCGGTGAACGTGCCCCCGACGTCGATGCCGATTCGGTACCGCATTCGTGCCGTCATCCTCGTGGTCGTTGAGTTCCCAACTTATCGTTCATTCAGGAGGTCGTCAAGGATGCGCGCACCCCACCATCGCGAGGACCATGTCCCGGTAGAGATCTGCGACGTGATCGCTCGCGAGGGGGCCGTCGCGTCGTACCCAGACGAAGACGTACTCGCACATGGTCAGGATCGCGAACGCGGTCGTGGTCGTCTGGGCGAAGCGGAAGGTCCGGGCCTCGTGCCCTGCGGCGAGGATCGAGCGCAGCAGCACGAGGACCTCGCGCTGGAGGAGGTCGAGCTGCTCGCGGTACTCGGGGCCGAGCGCGTCGCGCAGCGGGCCGTAGGAGGCGGTCGCCCCGGGGGTCACGAGCCACTCGCTCTGCTCGAGCTTCTGGCGCACGTACGTCCGGACGAACATGCTCAACCGCGCGGCCGGCGGCGCGCTCTCGTCGCGACATGACCCGAACGCATCCACGAAGCGGCTGAGCTCCGCGTGCACCGCCGTGAAGCAGATCTCCTCCTTGGAGGAGAAGTGCCAGTACAGCGCCGGGGCCGAGATGCCGACGCCGTCGGCGATCGCGGCGAGACTCGTCCCGCTGTAGCCGTGCTGGTAGAAGAGCGCGTTCGCGACGCGCAGGATGCGGTCGCGGGTCTCCTCGGCGCCGTCCTCGGGGACGGTGACGCGTGCGGCACGGGCCACTACGGGTGACCCGTCCCGCCGGCCGCGTGCACGCCGGCCTTCCTGCCGCCGGTCATCCTCATGGCGCGTTGACCTCGGCCACCCGACCCAGCGCCCGGCGCGGCGCCCACCCGGGGCCCGGCACGGACGCACGCAGCAACTGCGTGTAGGGATGGCTCGGCTCGTCGAGTATCTGACCCGTCGGCCCGCGCTCGACGATCGCGCCGTGCCGCATGACGATCA from Capillimicrobium parvum encodes the following:
- a CDS encoding hydantoinase B/oxoprolinase family protein, with the translated sequence MAGLIAAIESEVLRRKFEAVTRDAGVVLANLARSREIKEGRECAVALADRQGGIVATDDPLQLGLLTAAVDVALARFKFDMRSGDVVLLTDPYLGGARLHDFTLVIPHAVDEVVQTFVCVRARMPDIGGDAPGSHVPAAREIWAEGVPISPLKIHRHGRPVRDVLTSVLLNSRCDAEVRENLSAMLAAADLAARRLDELVGAHGADGVGEAMAYAQGYGERQARSRIARWADGTYASERQIWHAGAPVTVRASVSVEEGRVSVDLSGSDPQQASFLNSTMSASVNAAATALLALLGPDVPPNGGVLRCLDVRCDEGRLANPRWPAAVNGGAVHLAGEIAEVTAAALREAAGDDYGAVSAPRWLLTAHRPAVDAAPIDIAAWAIAGCAGAHGRDGWGAPHVLSRARRPSAEEWEVSTGMVVRAAELVSDSAGAGRWRGSPALELVVDVPDERAWTVSSATSSDDANGVAGGAGAAGADLRVSGGGEPEIGTVELSRRIGPCRVVARFGGGCGHGDPFLRAPADVLEDVQDGLLTAAAARRDYGVVVDAGEREVDDLGTREHRLERGAPA
- a CDS encoding hydantoinase/oxoprolinase family protein; translated protein: MRYRIGIDVGGTFTDFVATHGNGLVKGKVPSRPGDESTSVMEAVGEIASRAGVGVRPLLESTDSIVLGTTVVLNTMLEFDGAHTGLITNEGFRDVIELRRGHKESQVDLRLAAPVAIVTRRHRRTVAGRVDHTGRVVEELDEAQVRREAEALREAGVESIAVCFLFSYANPAHEQRAAELIREVHPDCFVTTSSEVLPQIREFERLSTTLVNAYTSPKLRQYLDLLQARLEQEGFGGSLLIMQSNGGVMDVEFSRARGVDAVFSGPSGGVVAGLWAARESGYRNIITADMGGTSYDVCLVHDGEPELGVDQWVSRYRVAVPLLDIHTVGAGGGSIAGVDEGGALHVGPESARAYPGPACYGRGGERPTVTDANLMLGYIDPDRFLSGGMRLDVDAARQAVETHVGAPLGVSATDAAIGIFRIANSDMSNALRYISVSRGRDPRDYALMAFGGAGAIHAAVQASDLGLSTVLVPRHASVLSALGALIADFKVSRVRSMLRAWEDVDLDELNATFLAMQEDAEALLTRGGAPGELIVKRSLDVRYQGQVQEVIVPLRSRTRRVTAVNFARSLRDFHDLHEQLYAFKRPGYATEIVSVRIELWAKREPLQLPTHRFGSEDSEHALVGTRQVYFEPDGFVDARIYDGALIEPGNIITGPAVIHEPDTTIVVAGSQEAMLDQNDMYVIEVSG
- a CDS encoding TetR/AcrR family transcriptional regulator yields the protein MARAARVTVPEDGAEETRDRILRVANALFYQHGYSGTSLAAIADGVGISAPALYWHFSSKEEICFTAVHAELSRFVDAFGSCRDESAPPAARLSMFVRTYVRQKLEQSEWLVTPGATASYGPLRDALGPEYREQLDLLQREVLVLLRSILAAGHEARTFRFAQTTTTAFAILTMCEYVFVWVRRDGPLASDHVADLYRDMVLAMVGCAHP